A genome region from Acaryochloris thomasi RCC1774 includes the following:
- a CDS encoding histidine phosphatase family protein: MMHQLVKPFVLAFTLNIAVVSYAPLISVANAEPSADLKDSGRGLLVAQEEEALTPGEQANADFQDKLAGAELLSALKEGGHVIYFRHAQTEKDYADQVTADVNNCSTQRTLSEAGWQDALAIGAAFKEKAIPVDQVVSSQYCRAWQTANLAFGKYEKNPALNFLPFEDYTEAQVEQMKTNVMPLLTAVPSAGMNTVIVGHDDIFESATGIYPDPQGMAYVMKPDGQGAFEVIANMLPQEWSEL, encoded by the coding sequence CTCAATATTGCTGTGGTTAGCTATGCCCCATTGATTTCGGTGGCTAATGCTGAACCGTCTGCAGACCTGAAAGACTCAGGTCGTGGTCTACTGGTTGCCCAGGAAGAAGAAGCGCTCACTCCAGGGGAGCAAGCCAATGCTGATTTTCAGGACAAGCTGGCGGGGGCAGAACTGCTGTCAGCCTTGAAAGAGGGCGGGCACGTGATCTACTTCCGGCATGCTCAAACAGAGAAGGACTATGCTGACCAGGTGACGGCAGATGTTAATAACTGTTCCACGCAGCGGACTCTTAGCGAAGCGGGTTGGCAAGATGCTCTGGCGATTGGTGCCGCATTTAAAGAGAAAGCGATTCCCGTCGATCAGGTCGTCTCTAGTCAGTACTGCCGTGCTTGGCAAACTGCAAACTTGGCGTTCGGCAAGTATGAAAAGAATCCAGCTCTCAACTTTTTGCCCTTTGAAGACTACACTGAAGCTCAGGTTGAGCAGATGAAAACCAACGTGATGCCGCTGCTGACGGCGGTCCCAAGTGCGGGCATGAACACTGTGATTGTGGGGCATGACGACATTTTTGAGTCAGCCACAGGCATCTACCCAGATCCGCAAGGGATGGCCTATGTTATGAAGCCAGACGGCCAAGGTGCTTTTGAAGTGATTGCGAATATGCTGCCCCAAGAGTGGTCAGAGTTATAG
- the petE gene encoding plastocyanin, with protein sequence MSFLKSLVHRIAPVLFSMCLTLGVIASASPALANTVSVEMGQGGMLAYSPAEVTISPGDTVHFDVGLAGPHNVVFDSANSAGEASSLSHNALEMSGGFDVSFPADATAGEYAYYCEPHRGAGMVGKIVVQ encoded by the coding sequence ATGAGCTTTTTGAAATCCCTTGTACATCGCATCGCACCTGTATTATTTTCGATGTGCCTAACTTTAGGTGTCATAGCTTCTGCCTCACCCGCCCTCGCCAACACTGTGTCCGTGGAGATGGGTCAGGGCGGTATGCTTGCCTATAGTCCTGCTGAAGTCACAATCTCACCGGGAGATACGGTCCACTTCGACGTGGGTCTTGCAGGTCCCCATAATGTTGTCTTTGATTCAGCGAACTCTGCAGGTGAGGCCAGCTCTTTGTCTCATAACGCATTAGAAATGTCTGGCGGCTTCGATGTGAGCTTCCCAGCCGATGCTACAGCGGGAGAATACGCCTACTATTGTGAGCCACACCGAGGTGCAGGAATGGTCGGTAAGATTGTTGTTCAGTAG
- a CDS encoding STAS/SEC14 domain-containing protein — MLEYQVVPDTNVIEMSIDGHVSAAEFAELLQMMDGQFERHSKLRLLIKVLKLSSFEPTLIFHDVMFGIRHFFDLSHYAIATDQIWVKRGIIASRLFMLGQIRIYSMDELEKARQWIVPKAPDQNRASI; from the coding sequence ATGCTTGAATATCAGGTGGTGCCAGACACCAATGTGATCGAGATGTCGATTGATGGACACGTGTCAGCGGCAGAGTTTGCTGAGCTTTTGCAGATGATGGATGGGCAGTTTGAGCGGCACTCAAAACTACGTCTGTTGATCAAGGTACTGAAGCTATCTAGCTTTGAGCCGACTCTAATCTTCCATGATGTGATGTTTGGGATTCGGCACTTTTTTGACTTGAGCCACTATGCGATCGCAACCGATCAAATCTGGGTCAAGCGCGGGATCATTGCCTCTCGCCTATTCATGCTGGGCCAAATCCGCATCTACAGCATGGATGAGCTAGAGAAAGCCAGACAGTGGATTGTACCCAAAGCACCCGATCAAAATCGAGCATCCATTTAA